A genome region from Mastacembelus armatus chromosome 8, fMasArm1.2, whole genome shotgun sequence includes the following:
- the LOC113141167 gene encoding GTPase IMAP family member 9-like: MSCFHKTKMVSEQLSELRIVLIGRVGAGKTGLMKTILRSSKDYKEPASESHLCVCSNTEKCHKEKVEIDNQEVVVVDTPGLCHYEKTDEEVMEEVKRCVSLASPGPHAFLIVLDELKFTVELQNMVEFVWKTFGKNAAKYALVVFTHKHELLDQSELGKADEIIKHKIKENSQLQQFVSECGERFIAIENTDQDSSQVTDLLKKLNDMVQKNNGKYYTVKMLQKWQSEAKGPETRQKIKLAIYICGLVGAAGGFVASYFVGNVIPEGAKELAVVGAAVGGVIGCVGIVAFGLIKDKICSIY; encoded by the exons ATGAGCTGCTTCCATAAGACAAAGATGGTCAGTGAACAATTGTCTG AGCTTCGGATTGTTCTTATTGGGAGGGTTGGAGCTGGAAAGACTGGACTCATGAAAACCATCCTGAGGAGCTCCAAGGACTATAAGGAACCTGCTTCTGAGAGTCACCTATGTGTCTGCTCTAATACAGAGAAGTGTCATAAGGAAAAAGTAGAGATCGACAATCAAGAGGTGGTTGTTGTTGACACTCCAGGTCTGTGTCATTATGAGAAAACAGATGAAGAGGTGATGGAGGAAGTCAAGAGATGTGTTTCACTTGCTTCACCTGGTCCTCATGCATTTCTGATTGTGTTGGATGAGTTGAAATTTACAGTTGAATTACAGAACATGGTAGAGTTTGTTTGGAAGACCTTTGgcaaaaatgctgcaaaatatgCTCTGGTTGTTTTCACCCATAAACATGAACTGTTGGATCAAAGTGAACTGGGGAAGGCTGATGAAATCATAAAGCATAAGATCAAGGAAAACTCTCAGCTCCAGCAGTTTGTCTCTGAATGTGGAGAGCGATTCATTGCTATTGAAAATACTGACCAGGATTCATCTCAAGTCACAGACCTTCTGAAGAAGCTCAATGACATGGTTCaaaaaaataatggaaagtATTACACCGTTAAAATGCTCCAAAAGTGGCAGAGCGAAGCAAAAGGTCCTGAAACtagacagaaaatcaaacttGCTATATATATTTGTGGATTGGTGGGAGCAGCTGGTGGGTTTGTAGCATCATACTTTGTTGGGAATGTAATTCCAGAAGGAGCAAAAGAGCTGGCTGTAGTGGGAGCTGCAGTCGGAGGTGTGATTGGATGTGTAGGGATTGTTGCATTTGGACTCATTAAGGATAAAATATGTTCGATATACTGA